Proteins encoded in a region of the Pseudomonas denitrificans (nom. rej.) genome:
- a CDS encoding HAMP domain-containing sensor histidine kinase, whose translation MPGRHSLFWKLAVALVVLCLSVIWLSWNWGKQMERDSYFLSEAARQVLAGYADEAQQAWRSGGAAGVDAWLAQMKQREPVWMVVVDARLQSLGTQPLPMEDVAHLTFQRGLDWPVSSRSVNLPYIGIPFPDEPGAGRLVVQLPQRYLPGGLSFLRQSISHALVPTILALMLCGLIYRRLVRPLGRLREHANALQADDLGSVAGPELIARRDELGELGRALDHMAERLRGHVGLQRQLLRDLSHELRTPLSRLRVAGDSPISEAALRQRVEREVEVMQRLVADTLELAWLDTERPRVELEEIDLRSLWDLLVDDARFEAGWSTERFLYQVPADCRVRGHLNGLAQALENLLRNAIRHSPEHGRIRLSGRRESGGWHLWLEDDGPGVAESDLERIFLPFTRLSDARTGEGFGLGLSIARSSLRMQGGELWADCAEAGLRVHLRLPDAAAA comes from the coding sequence ATGCCCGGCCGCCACTCGCTGTTCTGGAAGCTCGCCGTCGCCCTCGTGGTGCTGTGCCTGTCGGTGATCTGGCTGTCCTGGAACTGGGGCAAGCAGATGGAGCGCGACAGCTACTTCCTGTCCGAGGCGGCTCGGCAGGTGCTCGCCGGCTACGCCGACGAGGCCCAGCAAGCCTGGCGTTCCGGCGGGGCGGCGGGCGTCGATGCGTGGCTGGCGCAGATGAAGCAGCGCGAGCCGGTATGGATGGTCGTGGTCGATGCTCGTCTGCAGTCGCTGGGCACGCAGCCGCTGCCCATGGAGGACGTGGCGCACCTGACATTCCAGCGCGGGCTGGACTGGCCGGTAAGCTCGCGCTCGGTGAACCTGCCGTATATCGGTATTCCCTTCCCGGACGAACCGGGCGCTGGCCGGCTGGTGGTGCAACTGCCGCAGCGCTACCTGCCGGGCGGCCTGAGCTTCCTGCGCCAATCCATCAGTCATGCGCTGGTGCCGACGATCCTTGCCCTGATGCTCTGCGGGCTGATCTATCGCCGGCTGGTACGCCCGCTCGGGCGGCTGCGCGAACACGCCAACGCCTTGCAGGCGGATGACCTCGGTTCGGTCGCCGGCCCGGAACTGATCGCCCGCCGCGACGAACTCGGCGAACTCGGCCGCGCGCTGGATCACATGGCCGAGCGCCTGCGCGGCCACGTCGGCCTGCAGCGCCAGTTATTGCGCGACCTGTCCCACGAACTGCGCACGCCGCTCAGCCGCCTGCGGGTGGCCGGCGACAGCCCGATCAGCGAAGCTGCGCTGCGCCAGCGGGTCGAGCGGGAAGTGGAGGTGATGCAGCGCCTGGTCGCCGACACCCTGGAACTGGCCTGGCTGGACACCGAGCGCCCGCGCGTGGAACTGGAAGAAATCGACCTGCGCTCGCTGTGGGACCTGCTGGTGGACGACGCGCGCTTCGAGGCAGGCTGGAGTACCGAGCGCTTCCTTTATCAGGTACCGGCGGACTGCCGCGTGCGCGGCCATCTCAACGGCCTGGCCCAGGCGCTGGAAAACCTGCTGCGCAACGCCATCCGTCATTCGCCGGAACACGGTCGCATCCGCCTGAGCGGCCGGCGCGAGTCCGGTGGCTGGCACCTGTGGCTGGAAGACGATGGTCCCGGCGTGGCGGAAAGTGACCTGGAGCGCATCTTCCTGCCTTTCACCCGGCTCTCCGATGCGCGTACCGGCGAAGGCTTCGGCCTGGGCCTGAGTATCGCCCGCAGCTCGCTGCGCATGCAGGGCGGCGAACTCTGGGCTGACTGCGCCGAGGCGGGGCTGCGCGTGCACCTGCGCCTGCCCGACGCGGCGGCAGCCTGA
- the cysM gene encoding cysteine synthase CysM — protein sequence MTVQYPTIADCVGHTPLVRLQRLAGETSNTLLVKLEGNNPAGSVKDRPALSMITRAELRGDIKPGDTLIEATSGNTGIALAMAAAIKGYRMILIMPDNSTAERKAAMTAYGAELILVTKEQGMEGARDLADQMARESLGKVLDQFANGDNPIAHYHSTGPEIWQQTGGEITHFVSSMGTTGTIMGVSRYLKEQNPNVQIVGLQPMEGSAIPGIRRWPQEYLPKIFDATRVDRVVDMQQNEAEDVMRRLAREEGIFCGVSSGGAVAAMLRLSRELENATLVAIICDRGDRYLSSGVFDSN from the coding sequence ATGACCGTGCAGTACCCGACTATCGCCGATTGCGTCGGCCATACCCCGCTGGTGCGCCTGCAGCGCCTGGCCGGGGAAACTTCCAACACCCTGCTGGTGAAACTCGAGGGTAACAACCCCGCGGGTTCGGTGAAGGATCGCCCGGCGCTGTCGATGATCACCCGTGCCGAACTGCGCGGCGACATCAAGCCCGGCGACACGCTGATCGAAGCCACTTCCGGCAACACTGGCATCGCCCTGGCGATGGCGGCGGCGATCAAGGGTTACCGCATGATCCTGATCATGCCCGACAACTCCACCGCCGAGCGCAAGGCCGCCATGACCGCCTACGGTGCCGAGCTGATCCTGGTGACCAAGGAGCAGGGCATGGAAGGTGCCCGTGACCTCGCCGACCAGATGGCGCGCGAAAGCCTGGGCAAGGTGCTCGACCAGTTCGCCAATGGCGACAACCCGATCGCCCACTACCATTCCACCGGCCCGGAAATCTGGCAGCAGACCGGCGGTGAGATCACCCATTTCGTCAGCTCCATGGGCACCACCGGCACCATCATGGGCGTGTCGCGCTACCTCAAGGAGCAGAATCCCAACGTACAGATCGTCGGCCTGCAGCCGATGGAAGGCTCGGCCATCCCCGGCATCCGCCGCTGGCCGCAGGAATACCTGCCGAAGATCTTCGATGCCACCCGCGTCGACCGCGTCGTCGACATGCAGCAGAACGAAGCCGAGGACGTGATGCGCCGCCTGGCCCGCGAAGAGGGCATCTTCTGCGGCGTGTCTTCCGGTGGTGCGGTGGCGGCCATGCTGCGTCTGTCGCGCGAACTGGAAAACGCGACCCTGGTGGCGATCATCTGCGACCGTGGCGACCGTTACCTGTCCTCGGGCGTGTTCGACTCCAACTGA
- a CDS encoding response regulator transcription factor, translated as MNAIASSGLRLLTIEDDPTLGAHLSSHLSERGFAVTWCQDGDEGLAQARGGDYDLVLMDIMLPGTGGLDILRTLRRERAVPVILMSALGAEQDRIAGFSQGADDYLPKPFSLAELSVRVDAVLRRVALERGSQSLNSTPAPTGLQMDPQKDDVGLDGQWAGLTGTEYRLLETFLGSQGETLSKPFLYQHVLHRAFTAHDRSLDMHVSHLRRKLQAIGYIRHTLHTVWGKGYVFAEAED; from the coding sequence ATGAATGCCATAGCTTCGTCCGGCCTGCGCCTGCTGACCATTGAGGACGACCCGACCCTGGGCGCCCACCTGTCTTCCCATTTGAGCGAACGCGGCTTCGCGGTCACCTGGTGCCAGGACGGCGACGAAGGCCTGGCTCAGGCGCGCGGCGGCGATTACGACCTGGTGCTGATGGATATCATGCTGCCCGGCACCGGCGGACTGGACATCCTCCGCACCCTGCGCCGTGAGCGCGCGGTGCCGGTCATCCTGATGTCCGCCCTGGGCGCCGAGCAGGACCGTATCGCCGGCTTCTCCCAGGGCGCCGACGATTACCTGCCCAAGCCTTTCAGCCTTGCCGAACTCAGCGTGCGCGTGGACGCCGTGCTGCGCCGGGTGGCGCTGGAGCGCGGCAGCCAGTCGCTGAACAGCACGCCTGCGCCGACCGGGCTGCAGATGGACCCGCAGAAGGACGACGTCGGCCTCGATGGCCAATGGGCCGGCCTGACCGGCACCGAGTACCGCCTGCTGGAAACCTTCCTCGGCAGCCAGGGCGAGACCCTGAGCAAGCCCTTCCTTTACCAGCACGTGCTGCATCGCGCCTTCACCGCCCACGACCGCAGCCTGGACATGCACGTCAGCCACCTGCGCCGCAAGCTGCAGGCCATCGGCTATATCCGTCACACGCTGCATACCGTGTGGGGCAAGGGCTACGTCTTCGCCGAGGCCGAGGACTGA
- the rlmD gene encoding 23S rRNA (uracil(1939)-C(5))-methyltransferase RlmD, giving the protein MAKQRSGLRFQPSGGARSPAVPVGKKQRLNIERLAHDGRGIAHIDGRTWFVDNALPGESVEARVLSARAQIVDARSERIFTAAANRRAEPCPVAGTCGGCSLQHLSHADQLALKQRTLAEQLERFSGLVPQEWAAPLIGPEFGYRRRARLAVRWDVKAKRLEVGFRAAASQAIVAFDDCLVLVPELQGLARELPELLRGFAKPQSLGHVELFHGTSSALLLRHIEPLSDSDRARLLEFCSARDVQLWLQGDGEPTLCSDAAENSGNRDLGFRLEAWNLTLAYRPGDFVQVNEPVNEAMVAQALDWLKPGSDERVLDLFCGLGNFALPLARQVREVVGVEGVQTMVERAAANARANGLVNTRFHQADLTKPLADAPWAAEDFTAVLLDPPRDGAFEPARQMRSLGAERVLYVSCNPATLARDAGELARQGYRLKRAGILDMFPQTAHVEAMALFEAS; this is encoded by the coding sequence ATGGCCAAGCAGAGATCCGGCCTGCGCTTCCAGCCCAGCGGCGGAGCGCGCAGCCCTGCGGTACCGGTGGGCAAGAAACAGCGCCTGAACATCGAGCGCCTGGCCCACGACGGTCGCGGCATCGCCCACATCGACGGGCGCACCTGGTTCGTCGACAACGCCCTGCCGGGCGAGTCGGTGGAAGCCCGTGTGCTGTCCGCCCGCGCTCAAATCGTCGACGCCCGTAGCGAACGTATCTTCACCGCTGCCGCCAACCGCCGCGCCGAGCCTTGCCCGGTGGCCGGCACCTGTGGCGGCTGCAGCCTGCAGCACCTGTCCCATGCCGATCAGCTGGCGCTCAAGCAGCGCACCTTGGCGGAGCAGCTGGAGCGCTTCTCCGGTCTGGTGCCGCAAGAGTGGGCCGCACCGCTGATCGGGCCGGAGTTCGGCTACCGCCGCCGCGCACGCCTCGCCGTGCGCTGGGACGTCAAGGCCAAGCGCCTGGAGGTCGGCTTCCGCGCTGCTGCCAGCCAGGCCATCGTCGCCTTCGACGACTGCCTGGTGCTGGTGCCCGAACTGCAAGGTCTCGCCCGCGAGCTGCCGGAGCTGCTGCGCGGCTTCGCCAAGCCACAGTCTCTTGGCCATGTCGAACTGTTCCACGGTACTTCCAGCGCGCTGCTGCTGCGGCATATCGAACCTTTGTCCGATAGCGACCGCGCGCGACTGCTGGAATTCTGTTCGGCACGGGATGTGCAGCTGTGGTTGCAGGGTGACGGCGAACCGACGCTTTGCTCCGATGCTGCAGAAAACAGTGGGAACCGCGACCTCGGCTTCCGGCTCGAAGCCTGGAATCTGACCCTGGCCTACCGCCCCGGCGACTTCGTTCAGGTGAACGAGCCGGTGAACGAGGCGATGGTCGCCCAGGCGCTGGACTGGCTGAAGCCGGGCAGCGACGAGCGTGTTCTGGACTTGTTCTGTGGCCTGGGAAACTTCGCCCTGCCGCTGGCGCGCCAGGTGCGCGAGGTGGTGGGCGTGGAAGGTGTGCAGACCATGGTCGAGCGCGCCGCCGCCAACGCCCGGGCCAACGGCCTGGTCAATACCCGGTTCCATCAGGCGGACCTGACGAAACCGCTTGCCGACGCCCCCTGGGCGGCGGAGGATTTCACCGCCGTGCTGCTCGACCCTCCGCGTGACGGAGCCTTCGAGCCGGCACGGCAGATGCGTTCACTGGGCGCGGAGCGGGTACTCTATGTGTCCTGCAACCCGGCGACCCTGGCGCGTGACGCTGGCGAGCTGGCCCGACAGGGCTATCGTCTGAAGCGCGCCGGCATTCTCGACATGTTCCCGCAGACGGCCCATGTCGAGGCCATGGCTTTGTTCGAGGCGAGCTAG
- the relA gene encoding GTP diphosphokinase, with protein MVQVRAHQPVNTDGSINLEAWLDHVQTLVPGLDRKVLLEACEFAREVEDRAVSTADNSWADGTSSFQTGLEIAEILADLKLDQESLVAAVIYRGVREGKVKLEDVAQRFGPVVAKLIEGVLRMAAISTSLSPRQSLVLGTQAQIENLRKMLVAMVDDVRVALIKLAERTCAIRAVKNADEEKRMRVAREVFDIYAPLAHRLGIGHIKWELEDLSFRYLEPDQYKQIAKLLHERRLDREQYIATVMQQLKDALAATGIKADLSGRAKHIYSIWRKMQRKGLDFSQIYDVRAVRVLVPEMRDCYTALGIVHTLWRHIPKEFDDYIANPKENGYRSLHTAVIGPEGKVLEVQIRTHAMHEEAELGVCAHWRYKGTDVKASSNHYEEKISWLRQVLEWHEELGDIGGLAEQLRVDIEPDRVYVFTPDGHAIDLPKGSTPLDFAYRVHTEVGHNCRGAKINGRIVPLNYSLQTGEQVEIITGKQSGPSRDWLNQNLGYVSTSRARAKIVHWFKLQARDQNVAAGKAMLERELGRLALPPVDFEKLAEKANYKAGEDLFAALGAGDLRLAHVVNYAQQLVEPERGTEQLELIPRKPSKIGHGKRGDIQIQGVGNLLTQMAGCCQPLPGDPIVGYITLGRGVTIHRQDCATALQLAGREPERIIQVSWGPVPVSTYPVDIVIRAYDRSGLLRDVSQMLLNERINVLAVNTRSDKEDNTAIMRLTIEIPGLDSLGRLLARISQLPNIIEARRDRGAGAKDA; from the coding sequence ATGGTACAGGTGAGAGCGCACCAGCCGGTCAACACCGACGGCAGCATCAATCTCGAGGCTTGGCTGGACCATGTCCAGACCCTGGTCCCGGGCCTGGATCGCAAGGTCCTGCTGGAAGCCTGCGAGTTCGCTCGCGAGGTGGAAGACAGGGCTGTCAGCACGGCTGACAACTCCTGGGCGGACGGCACCTCCAGCTTCCAGACGGGCCTGGAGATCGCCGAGATCCTGGCGGACCTCAAGCTCGACCAGGAATCGCTGGTCGCCGCGGTGATCTACCGTGGCGTGCGCGAGGGCAAGGTCAAGCTCGAGGACGTGGCGCAGCGCTTCGGCCCTGTCGTCGCCAAGCTGATCGAAGGCGTGCTGCGCATGGCGGCGATCAGCACCAGCCTCAGCCCGCGGCAGTCCCTGGTGCTCGGCACCCAGGCGCAGATCGAGAACCTGCGCAAGATGCTGGTGGCCATGGTCGACGACGTGCGCGTCGCGCTGATCAAGCTGGCCGAGCGTACCTGTGCGATCCGCGCGGTGAAGAACGCCGACGAAGAAAAGCGCATGCGTGTCGCCCGCGAGGTGTTCGACATCTACGCACCGCTCGCCCACCGTCTGGGGATCGGCCACATCAAGTGGGAGCTGGAGGACCTGTCCTTCCGCTACCTCGAACCCGACCAGTACAAGCAGATCGCCAAGCTGCTGCACGAGCGCCGGCTGGACCGCGAGCAGTACATCGCCACCGTGATGCAGCAGCTCAAGGACGCCCTGGCCGCCACTGGCATCAAGGCCGACCTCTCCGGCCGCGCGAAACACATCTATTCCATCTGGCGGAAGATGCAGCGCAAGGGCCTGGACTTCAGCCAGATCTACGACGTGCGCGCCGTGCGCGTGCTGGTGCCGGAAATGCGCGACTGCTACACCGCGCTGGGCATCGTGCACACGCTGTGGCGGCACATCCCCAAGGAATTCGACGACTACATCGCCAACCCCAAGGAAAACGGCTACCGCTCGCTGCACACCGCTGTGATCGGCCCCGAGGGCAAGGTGCTGGAAGTGCAGATCCGCACCCACGCCATGCACGAGGAAGCTGAGCTCGGCGTCTGCGCGCACTGGCGCTACAAGGGCACCGACGTCAAGGCCAGCTCCAACCACTACGAAGAGAAGATTTCCTGGCTGCGCCAGGTGCTCGAGTGGCACGAGGAGCTGGGCGACATCGGCGGCCTGGCCGAACAATTGCGGGTGGATATCGAGCCCGACCGAGTCTACGTCTTCACCCCCGACGGCCATGCCATCGACCTGCCCAAGGGCTCCACGCCGCTGGACTTCGCCTATCGCGTGCACACCGAGGTCGGGCACAACTGCCGGGGCGCCAAGATCAACGGCCGCATCGTGCCGCTCAACTACAGCCTGCAGACCGGCGAGCAGGTGGAAATCATCACCGGCAAGCAAAGCGGGCCGAGCCGTGACTGGCTGAACCAGAACCTGGGCTACGTCTCCACCTCGCGAGCGCGGGCGAAGATCGTCCACTGGTTCAAGCTGCAGGCGCGCGACCAGAACGTTGCCGCCGGCAAGGCCATGCTCGAACGCGAGCTGGGCCGCCTGGCGCTGCCGCCGGTGGACTTCGAGAAGCTCGCCGAGAAGGCCAACTACAAGGCCGGCGAAGACCTGTTCGCCGCCCTGGGCGCCGGCGACCTGCGCCTGGCCCACGTGGTCAATTACGCGCAGCAGCTGGTCGAGCCCGAGCGCGGCACCGAGCAGCTTGAACTCATCCCGCGCAAGCCGAGCAAGATCGGCCACGGCAAGCGCGGCGACATCCAGATCCAGGGCGTCGGCAACCTGCTCACGCAGATGGCCGGCTGCTGCCAGCCGCTGCCGGGCGATCCGATCGTCGGCTACATCACCCTCGGCCGCGGCGTCACCATCCACCGTCAGGACTGCGCCACCGCGCTGCAACTGGCCGGGCGCGAGCCGGAGCGGATCATCCAGGTCAGCTGGGGGCCGGTGCCGGTCAGCACCTATCCGGTGGATATCGTCATCCGTGCCTACGACCGCTCCGGCCTGCTGCGCGACGTCTCGCAGATGCTGCTCAACGAGCGCATCAACGTGCTGGCGGTGAACACCCGTTCGGACAAGGAAGACAACACCGCGATCATGCGTCTGACCATCGAGATCCCCGGTCTCGATTCGCTGGGACGCCTGCTGGCGCGCATCTCGCAGCTGCCCAACATCATCGAGGCGCGGCGCGACCGCGGCGCGGGTGCCAAGGATGCATAA